A single region of the Rhodococcus sp. W8901 genome encodes:
- a CDS encoding glycoside hydrolase family 3 C-terminal domain-containing protein, with protein MTTHEQVSLTSGADFWNTQAPAGTGLPAIMLTDGPHGLRKQRTDAGYAMESVPATCFPTASALAATWDVELLEEVGVALGAEARSEDVSVLLGPGANIKRSALCGRNFEYFSEDPFLSSRMAAAWIRGVQSTGVGASLKHFAVNNQEFRRYSVDALVDDRALREIYLASFEHAVVAARPATVMAAYNRVNGTHCAEHRFLLTDVLRDAWGFDGLVVSDWGAVTRRSTCLEAGLDLEMPGYGGRGDDAVLEAVRTGELSAAALDRAAESVRRLIERTVPARTAEKGYDHAAHHTLARRAAQAGTVLLKNDGVLPIGSTERIAVIGEFAKQPRYQGAGSSGINPHRVDDAWTDLTEQVGADRLSYAPGYVRGSGRTEPALLDEARRVAGAADVAVVFAGLPDSYETEGVDRANLDLPAGHDALIAAVAEACPRVVVVLANGAPVTMPWHDDVAAILEGYLGGQASGSAVARVLIGDAEPGGRLAETFPLRVTDNPVHVWPAGPAQVEYRESVYVGYRYYDAADVDVRYPFGHGLSYTTFDWTELEIIEVENDDASEQRFDVSVRVTNTGDRPGSDVVQVYVRDVESTVFRPDQELAGFTKVHLVPGESRRVTVQLDRRAFAFWDTTVDDWSIESGDFEIRVGASSRDIRASATVTLESDRTGFAPGPAGYHGSPAFDRDAFAELYGRPLPDNVVDAPGHYTVDTPLADIRHPAATLLTTVMRRKVAAMIPATDEDDPLSLLFARSLQELPPRMMTMLSQGAVTPEATRAFVDICNGGLLRGTRKLVSALRRK; from the coding sequence ATGACGACACACGAGCAGGTATCCCTCACATCGGGTGCCGACTTCTGGAACACCCAGGCTCCCGCTGGGACGGGACTTCCCGCCATCATGCTCACCGACGGGCCGCACGGCCTCCGCAAGCAGCGCACCGATGCCGGGTACGCCATGGAATCCGTTCCGGCGACCTGCTTTCCCACCGCATCTGCCCTCGCGGCGACGTGGGACGTCGAACTGCTCGAGGAGGTGGGTGTCGCGCTCGGCGCCGAGGCCCGCAGCGAGGACGTCAGCGTCCTGCTCGGCCCGGGCGCGAACATCAAGCGCAGCGCGCTGTGCGGGCGGAACTTCGAGTACTTCTCGGAGGATCCGTTCCTGTCGTCCCGGATGGCCGCGGCCTGGATCCGGGGCGTGCAGTCGACCGGCGTCGGCGCCTCCCTCAAGCACTTCGCCGTCAACAACCAGGAGTTCCGCCGCTACAGCGTCGACGCGCTCGTCGACGATCGCGCGCTGCGGGAGATCTACCTGGCGAGCTTCGAGCACGCCGTCGTCGCGGCCCGGCCGGCGACGGTGATGGCGGCCTACAACCGGGTGAACGGCACCCACTGCGCCGAGCACCGCTTCCTGCTGACCGACGTCCTGCGCGACGCCTGGGGGTTCGACGGTCTGGTCGTCTCCGACTGGGGCGCGGTGACCCGGCGGTCCACCTGCCTCGAGGCGGGCCTGGATCTGGAGATGCCCGGCTACGGCGGGCGCGGCGACGACGCGGTGCTCGAGGCGGTGCGCACCGGCGAACTGAGTGCCGCCGCCCTCGACCGGGCCGCCGAGTCGGTGCGGCGGCTGATCGAGCGCACGGTCCCGGCGCGCACCGCAGAGAAGGGCTACGACCATGCGGCCCACCACACCCTCGCGCGGCGTGCGGCGCAGGCGGGCACGGTGCTGCTGAAGAACGACGGCGTGCTGCCGATCGGCTCCACCGAACGCATCGCCGTGATCGGCGAGTTCGCCAAGCAGCCGCGCTACCAGGGCGCCGGTAGCTCCGGGATCAACCCGCATCGCGTCGACGACGCATGGACCGACCTGACGGAGCAGGTCGGCGCGGACCGCCTGTCCTACGCGCCGGGCTACGTGCGCGGCTCGGGCCGCACCGAACCCGCGCTGCTCGACGAGGCTCGCCGGGTGGCCGGGGCGGCGGACGTCGCGGTGGTGTTCGCGGGCCTGCCCGACAGCTACGAGACCGAGGGTGTCGATCGCGCGAACCTGGATCTGCCGGCCGGTCACGACGCACTGATCGCCGCGGTCGCCGAGGCCTGTCCGCGCGTGGTGGTCGTGCTCGCGAACGGCGCCCCGGTGACGATGCCGTGGCACGACGACGTCGCCGCGATCCTCGAGGGGTACCTCGGCGGACAGGCCTCCGGTAGCGCGGTCGCCCGGGTCCTGATCGGCGACGCCGAGCCCGGCGGCCGACTGGCCGAGACGTTCCCGCTGCGAGTGACCGACAACCCGGTGCACGTGTGGCCCGCGGGGCCGGCGCAGGTGGAGTATCGGGAGAGCGTGTACGTCGGGTACCGCTACTACGACGCCGCCGACGTCGACGTCCGCTACCCGTTCGGCCACGGACTGAGCTACACGACGTTCGACTGGACCGAACTCGAGATCATCGAAGTGGAGAACGACGACGCGTCCGAGCAGCGCTTCGATGTCAGCGTCCGGGTGACCAACACCGGCGACCGGCCGGGCAGCGACGTGGTCCAGGTTTACGTGCGGGACGTCGAGTCCACCGTCTTCCGGCCCGATCAGGAACTCGCCGGGTTCACCAAGGTGCACCTGGTCCCGGGCGAATCACGCCGCGTCACAGTGCAACTGGATCGCCGAGCATTCGCGTTCTGGGACACGACGGTCGACGACTGGTCGATCGAATCCGGCGATTTCGAGATCCGCGTCGGAGCGTCGTCCCGCGACATCCGGGCGTCGGCGACGGTGACGCTCGAGTCGGACCGCACGGGCTTCGCACCCGGCCCGGCCGGGTATCACGGGTCACCGGCGTTCGACCGCGACGCGTTCGCCGAACTGTACGGTCGCCCGCTGCCCGACAACGTCGTCGACGCGCCCGGGCACTACACCGTCGACACCCCGCTCGCCGACATCCGCCACCCCGCGGCGACACTGCTGACGACGGTGATGCGACGGAAGGTCGCGGCGATGATCCCGGCCACCGACGAGGACGATCCGCTGTCGCTGCTGTTCGCACGGTCGCTGCAGGAGCTGCCGCCGCGGATGATGACGATGCTCTCGCAGGGCGCCGTCACGCCCGAGGCGACGCGGGCCTTCGTCGACATCTGCAACGGTGGACTGCTGCGCGGTACCCGGAAGCTGGTGTCGGCCCTGCGCCGCAAGTAG
- a CDS encoding MBL fold metallo-hydrolase — translation MIGRGVLVAAAAAAAGWVARAAWGAVPALGASRAAIKPYAAASPRYRDSRFHNSDPSSSLPAGSQSGLAKAFLTRGTTGRPRREIPLATPLAPAAAGELAVTWFGHSSVLVEVDGRRVLADPVWSERVSPSSVVGPARMHPVPMSLADLPAIDAVVISHDHYDHLDQATVTALARTQETVFVVPLGVGAHLRRWNVPDERIVELDWDELAEVAGLTLTCTEARHFSGRGIARDTTLWASWVIAGPQRKVFFGGDSGYTPRFADLGRAYGPFDVTLLPVGAYDERWPDIHMNPEEAVRTHLDVGGALLIPIHWATFNLAFHPWGEPIARVADAAAAAEVTMAVPMVGQRIDALRPPTQKTWWDELG, via the coding sequence ATGATCGGCAGAGGTGTCCTGGTCGCGGCAGCGGCAGCGGCCGCGGGATGGGTGGCACGGGCCGCGTGGGGAGCGGTGCCGGCGCTGGGTGCGTCGCGAGCCGCGATCAAGCCGTATGCCGCGGCGTCACCGCGGTACCGGGACAGCCGGTTCCACAACTCCGATCCCAGTTCATCCCTGCCGGCGGGCTCCCAGTCCGGGCTCGCGAAGGCGTTCCTCACACGCGGAACCACGGGACGCCCGCGCCGGGAGATCCCGCTCGCGACGCCTCTCGCGCCGGCCGCCGCGGGCGAACTCGCGGTGACGTGGTTCGGGCACTCGAGTGTGCTCGTCGAGGTCGACGGTCGTCGTGTATTGGCGGACCCCGTATGGAGCGAACGGGTTTCGCCGTCGTCCGTCGTGGGCCCGGCGCGCATGCATCCGGTGCCGATGTCGTTGGCGGACCTGCCCGCGATCGACGCCGTGGTGATATCGCACGACCACTACGACCACCTGGACCAGGCCACCGTCACCGCCCTCGCCCGCACACAGGAGACCGTGTTCGTGGTTCCGCTCGGGGTCGGGGCGCACCTGCGGCGCTGGAACGTCCCGGACGAACGGATCGTCGAACTCGACTGGGACGAGCTGGCCGAGGTTGCGGGACTGACCCTCACCTGTACCGAGGCCCGGCACTTCTCCGGACGCGGGATCGCCCGCGACACGACGCTGTGGGCGTCCTGGGTGATCGCCGGGCCGCAGCGGAAGGTGTTCTTCGGCGGCGACTCGGGCTACACGCCGCGTTTCGCGGATCTGGGCCGCGCGTACGGGCCGTTCGACGTGACGCTGCTGCCGGTCGGCGCGTACGACGAGCGCTGGCCCGACATCCACATGAACCCGGAGGAGGCCGTGCGGACCCACCTCGACGTGGGCGGCGCGCTGCTGATCCCCATCCACTGGGCCACCTTCAATCTCGCCTTCCACCCGTGGGGGGAGCCGATCGCCCGCGTCGCGGATGCGGCCGCGGCGGCCGAAGTCACGATGGCGGTGCCCATGGTGGGGCAGCGCATCGACGCGCTCCGGCCGCCGACCCAGAAGACGTGGTGGGACGAACTGGGCTGA
- a CDS encoding enoyl-CoA hydratase yields MIGTSRDGHVVTLELQRPDRRNALNSELCIALREGLEKAVAEEARVVVLTGQGTAFCAGADLSGDVYAEGFTDTLLEMLHTIDSIPIPVIAAINGPAIGAGTQLALASDLRVVASEARFGIPAAKLGITVDKWTVRRLVSLVGGGPARTMLLGAEMLSAEEAFARGLANKIGDLVAAQEWARTIAELAPLSVRHLKLVFNDDGTREPQTEEQLAALFAAWGSDDAQEARAARAEKRAPEFRGR; encoded by the coding sequence ATGATCGGGACCAGCCGTGACGGCCACGTAGTCACGCTCGAGCTACAGCGTCCGGATCGACGCAACGCCCTCAACTCCGAGTTGTGCATCGCGCTGCGCGAGGGCCTCGAGAAGGCGGTCGCGGAGGAGGCCCGGGTGGTGGTGCTCACCGGTCAGGGCACCGCGTTCTGTGCGGGTGCCGACCTGTCCGGCGACGTCTACGCCGAGGGATTCACCGACACGCTGCTCGAGATGCTGCACACCATCGACTCGATCCCGATCCCGGTGATCGCCGCGATCAACGGCCCCGCGATCGGGGCCGGTACCCAGCTCGCACTGGCGTCGGACCTGCGCGTGGTCGCGTCCGAGGCGCGCTTCGGGATCCCGGCGGCGAAGCTCGGGATCACGGTGGACAAGTGGACGGTGCGCCGGTTGGTGTCGCTCGTCGGCGGCGGACCGGCGCGGACCATGCTGCTCGGCGCCGAGATGCTCTCGGCGGAAGAGGCTTTCGCGCGCGGACTGGCGAACAAGATCGGTGACCTCGTCGCGGCGCAGGAGTGGGCGCGCACCATCGCGGAGCTCGCTCCGCTGTCGGTTCGGCACCTCAAGCTCGTTTTCAACGACGACGGGACCCGCGAGCCGCAGACCGAGGAGCAGCTCGCCGCGTTGTTCGCGGCCTGGGGCAGCGACGACGCGCAGGAGGCCCGCGCGGCCCGCGCGGAGAAGCGCGCACCGGAATTTCGGGGTAGGTAG
- a CDS encoding HAD-IC family P-type ATPase, whose amino-acid sequence MATDDPTEGGAVGTLETDPRHIENGLTAVEVATRVANGQTNDVPDRASRSVKDIIRSNVFTRINAILGVLLIIVLSTGSIVDGMFGLLIVANSGIGIIQEIRAKRTLDQLAIVSQAKPIVRRDGTAAALAPRDVVLDDIVELGPGDQIVVDGVVVEASALEVDESMLTGEADPVHKPNGSLVLSGSFVVAGSGAYRATKVGRDAYAAKLAEEASKFTLVHSELRSGIDKILKFITYLMIPAGLLIIYNQLFSSGQDIGPALNGMVAALVPMVPEGLVLMTSIAFAVGVVRLGQRQCLVQELPAIEGLARVDVVCADKTGTLTENGMRLSEVRTARSDDTQASRALAAMAADDPRPNASMLAIKEALSDDPGWEPTAVAPFSSAKKWSGQSYGNNGNWLLGAPDVLLDPDSDMARQAEEIGAQGLRVLLLGSSDRAVDAADAPGVVTPRALVVLDQKVRPDARETLEYFASQKVDVKVISGDNAVSVGAVASSLGLAGGEQAIDARQLPEDQDELADVLDESTTFGRVRPDQKRAMVGALQSRGHTVAMTGDGVNDVLALKDADIGVAMGSGSPATRAVAQIVLLDNKFATLPYVVGEGRRVIGNIERVSNLFLTKTVYSVLLAFLIGISGVVAQIFGFDPLPYPFLPRHVTIAAWFTIGIPAFILSLAPNNERARSGFVGRVMRLAIPSGVIIGVATYVSYLLAYKGVNATEQEVEQAGTTALITLIMIALWVLAVVARPYTWWKIVLLVGSVLGYVVLFGFDFTREFFKLDPSNVAATTGALGIGLVGVVLVEIAWWVTGRIHGEHRRLFASSDDLPGVHAA is encoded by the coding sequence ATGGCAACGGACGACCCCACCGAAGGCGGCGCTGTCGGCACCCTCGAGACCGACCCCCGGCACATCGAGAACGGTCTCACGGCCGTCGAGGTGGCGACGCGGGTCGCGAACGGGCAGACCAACGACGTTCCCGACCGAGCGAGTCGCTCGGTCAAGGACATCATCCGCTCGAACGTGTTCACCCGGATCAACGCGATCCTCGGTGTCCTGTTGATCATCGTGCTGTCGACGGGCTCGATCGTGGACGGAATGTTCGGTCTGCTGATCGTCGCCAACAGCGGGATCGGCATCATCCAGGAGATTCGCGCCAAACGAACCCTCGATCAGCTGGCGATCGTGAGCCAGGCCAAGCCGATCGTGCGCCGCGACGGCACGGCCGCCGCTCTCGCCCCGCGCGATGTGGTGCTCGACGACATCGTCGAGCTCGGGCCCGGCGACCAGATCGTGGTCGACGGCGTCGTGGTCGAGGCGTCGGCGCTCGAGGTGGACGAGTCCATGCTCACCGGCGAGGCCGACCCGGTGCACAAGCCGAACGGTTCGCTTGTGCTGTCGGGCAGCTTCGTCGTCGCCGGCAGCGGCGCCTACCGCGCGACCAAGGTGGGCCGGGACGCGTACGCCGCGAAGCTCGCCGAGGAAGCCAGCAAGTTCACGCTGGTGCACTCCGAACTGCGTTCGGGTATCGACAAGATCCTCAAGTTCATCACCTACCTGATGATTCCGGCGGGTCTGCTCATCATCTACAACCAGCTGTTCTCGAGCGGTCAGGACATCGGTCCCGCCCTCAACGGCATGGTCGCGGCGCTCGTGCCGATGGTCCCCGAGGGACTCGTGCTGATGACCTCGATCGCGTTCGCGGTCGGTGTCGTCAGGCTGGGTCAGCGCCAGTGCCTCGTCCAGGAGTTACCGGCCATCGAGGGCCTGGCCCGGGTCGACGTCGTGTGCGCGGACAAGACCGGCACGCTCACCGAGAACGGTATGCGGCTGTCCGAGGTGCGCACCGCCCGATCCGACGACACCCAGGCGTCGCGCGCACTCGCGGCGATGGCGGCCGACGATCCGCGCCCCAACGCGAGCATGCTCGCGATCAAGGAGGCGCTCTCCGACGATCCGGGCTGGGAGCCCACCGCGGTGGCACCGTTCTCGTCGGCGAAGAAGTGGAGCGGGCAGTCCTACGGCAACAACGGCAACTGGCTGCTCGGCGCCCCCGACGTCCTGCTCGACCCCGACAGCGACATGGCCCGGCAGGCCGAGGAGATCGGCGCCCAGGGCCTGCGCGTGCTGCTGCTCGGCAGCAGTGACCGGGCCGTCGACGCTGCGGACGCGCCCGGCGTCGTCACCCCGCGCGCCCTCGTGGTTCTCGACCAGAAGGTGCGCCCCGACGCCCGCGAGACCCTCGAGTACTTCGCGAGCCAGAAGGTGGATGTCAAGGTCATCTCGGGCGACAACGCCGTGTCGGTCGGTGCCGTCGCGAGCTCGCTGGGACTGGCCGGCGGCGAGCAGGCAATCGATGCCCGGCAGCTGCCCGAGGACCAGGACGAGCTGGCCGACGTGCTCGACGAGTCCACCACCTTCGGTCGCGTGCGACCCGATCAGAAGCGCGCCATGGTCGGCGCGCTGCAGTCGCGCGGGCACACGGTCGCGATGACCGGCGACGGCGTCAACGACGTGCTCGCACTCAAGGACGCCGACATCGGAGTCGCGATGGGCTCGGGCAGTCCCGCGACCCGTGCCGTTGCGCAGATCGTGCTGTTGGACAACAAGTTCGCGACCCTGCCGTACGTCGTCGGTGAGGGCCGGCGGGTGATCGGCAACATCGAGCGCGTCTCGAATCTATTCCTGACCAAGACCGTGTACTCGGTGCTGCTGGCGTTCCTCATCGGCATCTCCGGCGTGGTGGCACAGATCTTCGGTTTCGATCCGCTGCCGTACCCGTTCCTGCCGCGGCACGTGACGATCGCGGCCTGGTTCACGATCGGTATCCCGGCATTCATCCTGTCGCTCGCACCCAACAACGAGCGCGCCCGCAGCGGGTTCGTCGGGCGGGTCATGCGGTTGGCGATCCCGTCCGGCGTCATCATCGGCGTCGCGACGTACGTGTCGTACCTGCTCGCCTACAAGGGCGTGAATGCCACCGAACAGGAGGTGGAGCAGGCCGGCACCACCGCTCTCATCACCCTCATCATGATCGCGCTGTGGGTGCTGGCCGTGGTCGCCCGCCCGTACACGTGGTGGAAGATCGTGCTGCTCGTGGGCTCGGTGCTCGGGTACGTCGTCCTGTTCGGATTCGATTTCACCCGCGAGTTCTTCAAGCTGGATCCCTCCAACGTGGCGGCCACGACCGGTGCGCTCGGGATCGGGCTGGTCGGTGTCGTGTTGGTCGAGATCGCCTGGTGGGTGACCGGCCGGATCCACGGTGAGCACCGGCGCCTGTTCGCGTCGAGCGACGATCTTCCCGGCGTGCACGCAGCGTGA
- a CDS encoding PaaI family thioesterase — MTDSTEQQKLLYVFDGLTDDEIAREADLYGPLTDSVRELIELTLATEVEAADIARAREHIEAAKELLGKRTRPTPFGVRWGASGTKRTWGNAAVGLRNAVAPPLTVNRDPDGRVWADFHLGMPYEGPAGLTHGGVSALVLDQVLGEAAEAGGAPGMTATLTLRYLRPTPLGKLHAEARIDRVEGVKTFVTGHLAGPDGVCIEAEGIFILPRWARGGDGSGPVPVPVPGPA; from the coding sequence GTGACCGATTCGACCGAGCAGCAGAAGCTCCTCTACGTCTTCGACGGGTTGACCGACGACGAGATCGCCCGCGAGGCGGATCTCTACGGCCCGTTGACCGACAGCGTCCGTGAACTGATCGAACTGACCCTCGCCACCGAGGTCGAGGCCGCGGACATCGCCCGGGCCCGCGAGCACATCGAGGCGGCGAAGGAGTTGCTGGGCAAGCGCACCCGGCCCACCCCGTTCGGCGTGCGGTGGGGTGCGTCGGGGACGAAGCGGACGTGGGGCAACGCCGCGGTCGGATTGCGCAACGCCGTCGCGCCGCCGCTGACCGTGAACCGCGACCCCGACGGCCGCGTGTGGGCGGACTTCCACCTCGGGATGCCGTACGAGGGTCCGGCCGGCCTGACCCACGGAGGTGTGTCGGCCCTCGTGCTCGACCAGGTTCTCGGTGAGGCTGCGGAGGCCGGCGGCGCCCCGGGTATGACCGCGACCCTGACCCTGCGCTACCTCCGGCCGACCCCGCTGGGCAAGCTCCACGCGGAGGCGCGCATCGACCGGGTCGAGGGGGTCAAGACCTTCGTCACCGGCCACCTGGCGGGTCCCGACGGCGTGTGCATCGAGGCCGAGGGCATCTTCATCCTGCCGCGCTGGGCGCGTGGCGGCGACGGATCGGGACCGGTGCCGGTGCCGGTGCCGGGACCGGCCTGA
- a CDS encoding globin domain-containing protein encodes MIRATLPVVGENIGAITGLFYTKLFDAAPALERDVFNRSNQARGEQQKALAGSIANFATLLISETDEDPRTTIGRIAHKHASLGVSEPQYDVVHTFLFEAIVEVLGDAVTPDVAEAWDAVYWLLANALIDAEKQLYKDADVDPDTVLREVQVLEVVRRTEDVVSLVLDASGFQEPVPGQYLSIGVELPDGARQIRQYSIVDFGNGRIEVAVKRDKSDPRGEVSNFVHDHVAGGSTVIASPPFGDVALPEGAGRVFLLSKGIGNAPFVGILHGMVAQGRKNPVVVIHADPDSASHAFADTTADLVEKLGGEHVFCYSESDDTFARAIEDLAVEDTDSALICGSVDFVAATHKLLDVAGVADSRIHYEVFGPDSWLRS; translated from the coding sequence GTGATTCGGGCGACGTTGCCCGTGGTGGGCGAGAACATCGGCGCCATCACTGGGCTGTTCTACACCAAGCTGTTCGATGCGGCTCCGGCGCTCGAGCGCGACGTGTTCAACAGGAGCAATCAGGCTCGGGGCGAACAGCAGAAGGCGTTGGCCGGTTCCATCGCCAATTTCGCGACGCTTCTGATCTCGGAGACCGACGAGGATCCTCGTACGACGATCGGTCGGATCGCGCACAAGCATGCTTCGCTCGGCGTGAGCGAACCCCAGTACGACGTGGTGCACACTTTCCTGTTCGAGGCCATCGTGGAGGTGCTCGGCGACGCGGTGACTCCCGACGTCGCGGAAGCGTGGGACGCCGTGTACTGGCTCCTGGCCAATGCCCTGATCGACGCCGAGAAGCAGCTCTACAAGGACGCCGACGTCGACCCCGACACCGTCCTGCGAGAGGTTCAGGTCCTGGAGGTCGTCAGGCGTACCGAGGACGTGGTCTCGCTCGTCCTCGATGCCAGTGGGTTCCAGGAGCCCGTTCCCGGTCAGTACCTGTCGATCGGCGTGGAACTGCCCGACGGCGCGCGTCAGATCCGCCAGTACTCCATCGTCGACTTCGGCAACGGCAGGATCGAGGTGGCGGTCAAGCGGGACAAGAGCGATCCGCGGGGCGAGGTGTCCAACTTCGTCCATGACCATGTCGCCGGGGGATCCACGGTGATCGCGTCGCCGCCCTTCGGCGATGTCGCCCTCCCCGAGGGCGCCGGCCGAGTCTTCTTGCTGTCCAAGGGCATCGGCAACGCCCCGTTCGTCGGGATTCTCCACGGTATGGTCGCCCAGGGCCGGAAGAATCCGGTTGTCGTGATCCATGCCGATCCGGACAGCGCATCCCACGCCTTCGCCGACACCACCGCGGACCTGGTCGAGAAGCTGGGTGGGGAACACGTCTTCTGCTACTCGGAGTCCGACGACACATTCGCTCGAGCGATCGAGGACCTCGCCGTCGAGGACACCGACAGCGCTCTCATCTGTGGCTCGGTGGACTTCGTCGCCGCCACCCACAAGCTGCTCGACGTCGCCGGCGTCGCGGACTCCCGGATCCATTACGAGGTCTTCGGGCCGGATTCCTGGCTCCGATCCTGA
- a CDS encoding globin domain-containing protein: protein MSEAVVAPNSSLLSPASLPVIEATLPVVGANLGRISSVFYKNLFDSLPALEKDLFNQTNQESGEQQKALAGAIAAFATLLVTEDAPPVDHVMSRIAAKHASLGIAPVHYDMVHRALFKAIVEVLGDAVTAEVAAAWDEVYWLMANSLIRQEAAVYERAGVPTAQIWSALTVVGRREVAPGVWTFTLAGDENSPMHQFEAGQYISVSVIYEDGSRQIRQYTAMKGQDPGTWEFTVGAVPGGRVSNKLIAEIGVGYPLVVSIPSGTSYPIPADGPIVLGSSGVGSALTVAVLQKMVEDGDTRPVHVFHVDSGEASFGHRGQVRELLSAYAGRTSIETFYAGALEEGIAQLRKHDWDRNADVYLCGSPQFMRQVRKIAVVKGVRPERIHYEVFAPDSWLGFD from the coding sequence ATGTCCGAAGCCGTTGTTGCGCCGAATTCGTCGCTCCTTTCGCCTGCATCCCTGCCCGTCATCGAGGCGACGCTGCCCGTGGTGGGCGCGAATCTGGGCCGGATCAGCAGTGTCTTCTACAAGAACCTGTTCGACAGTCTCCCTGCGCTGGAGAAGGACCTCTTCAACCAGACGAACCAGGAGAGCGGGGAGCAGCAGAAGGCACTGGCCGGCGCGATCGCGGCCTTCGCCACCCTGCTGGTCACCGAGGATGCGCCGCCGGTCGACCACGTCATGTCGCGAATCGCCGCCAAGCACGCCTCGCTGGGCATCGCCCCGGTGCACTACGACATGGTTCACCGCGCGCTGTTCAAGGCCATCGTCGAGGTGCTCGGGGACGCGGTGACCGCGGAGGTCGCCGCGGCGTGGGACGAGGTCTACTGGCTCATGGCCAACTCGCTCATCAGGCAGGAAGCCGCGGTCTACGAGAGGGCCGGGGTGCCCACCGCGCAGATCTGGTCCGCGCTCACCGTCGTCGGTCGCCGCGAGGTCGCCCCGGGCGTGTGGACGTTCACCCTCGCCGGAGACGAGAACTCCCCGATGCATCAGTTCGAGGCCGGCCAGTACATCTCCGTGTCGGTGATCTACGAGGACGGCAGTCGCCAGATCCGTCAGTACACCGCGATGAAGGGCCAGGATCCGGGAACCTGGGAGTTCACCGTCGGTGCGGTGCCGGGCGGCCGCGTGTCGAACAAGTTGATCGCCGAGATCGGCGTCGGGTACCCCCTCGTGGTGTCGATCCCGTCGGGGACGTCGTATCCGATTCCGGCGGACGGTCCGATCGTGCTCGGTTCGTCCGGTGTGGGTTCCGCGCTGACGGTCGCCGTCCTCCAGAAGATGGTCGAGGATGGGGACACCCGCCCGGTGCACGTCTTCCATGTCGACTCCGGCGAGGCGTCCTTCGGCCACCGTGGCCAGGTTCGGGAACTGCTGTCTGCGTACGCGGGCAGGACGTCGATCGAGACCTTCTACGCCGGTGCCCTCGAGGAAGGCATCGCGCAGCTGCGCAAACACGACTGGGATCGCAACGCCGACGTGTACCTGTGCGGATCGCCCCAGTTCATGCGGCAGGTTCGCAAGATCGCGGTGGTCAAGGGGGTCCGTCCGGAGCGCATCCACTACGAGGTGTTCGCCCCGGATTCGTGGCTCGGCTTCGACTGA
- a CDS encoding NAD(P)-binding domain-containing protein — translation MDTDLEVVVIGAGQAGLSTAYHLRRFGLAPEREFVVLDHAPGPGGAWQFRWPSLTLRTVNGVHDLPGMPFADTLGPDTDTVRAADAVPHYYGLYEKRFELPVHRPTHATVVCDRGERLAVETPDGTYLTRGLVNATGTWERPFVPAVTGAERFTGRQLHTRDYRSAREFEGQHVIVVGGGISAVQLLDEISCVTTTTWVTRREPQFREEPFTPEIGRAAVALVEERVRRGLPPGSAVSVTGLPVTPAIRAARERGVLDRLPMFAEITETGVRWPDGSEQRADVILWCTGFRSSLDHLAPLRLRGPGGGITMTGRLATQVAADPRVHLVGYGPSASTIGANRAGRAAARELTQYLKG, via the coding sequence ATGGACACCGACCTCGAGGTTGTCGTGATCGGGGCGGGGCAGGCGGGCCTGTCCACCGCGTACCACCTGCGCCGTTTCGGGCTCGCCCCCGAACGGGAGTTCGTGGTGCTCGACCATGCGCCCGGACCGGGCGGGGCGTGGCAGTTCCGCTGGCCGTCGCTGACGCTGCGGACCGTCAACGGGGTGCACGACCTCCCGGGGATGCCGTTCGCGGACACCCTCGGGCCCGACACCGACACGGTCCGGGCGGCCGACGCCGTCCCCCACTACTACGGGCTCTACGAGAAGCGCTTCGAGCTGCCCGTCCACCGCCCCACGCACGCCACCGTCGTGTGCGATCGCGGCGAGCGGCTGGCCGTCGAGACACCCGACGGCACCTATCTGACCCGCGGGCTCGTCAACGCGACGGGCACATGGGAGCGTCCGTTCGTGCCCGCCGTCACCGGCGCCGAGCGGTTCACCGGACGCCAGTTGCACACCCGCGACTACCGGTCGGCGCGCGAGTTCGAGGGGCAGCACGTGATCGTGGTCGGCGGCGGCATCTCCGCGGTGCAGTTGCTCGACGAGATCTCCTGCGTCACCACCACCACCTGGGTCACCCGCCGGGAGCCACAGTTCCGCGAGGAACCGTTCACGCCCGAGATCGGCAGGGCCGCAGTAGCGCTCGTCGAGGAACGGGTGCGCCGCGGACTGCCGCCAGGATCGGCGGTGTCGGTGACCGGACTGCCCGTCACACCCGCGATCCGGGCCGCGCGCGAACGCGGCGTACTGGACCGACTGCCGATGTTCGCGGAGATCACCGAGACCGGCGTGCGCTGGCCCGACGGCTCCGAGCAACGCGCCGACGTCATCCTGTGGTGCACCGGTTTTCGGTCCTCGCTCGACCACCTGGCACCGCTGCGCCTGCGCGGCCCCGGCGGCGGCATCACGATGACCGGCCGGCTCGCGACGCAGGTGGCAGCCGATCCCCGCGTGCACCTGGTCGGCTACGGGCCGTCGGCCTCCACGATCGGAGCCAATCGCGCGGGGCGCGCCGCGGCCCGGGAGCTGACGCAATACCTGAAGGGGTGA